The Nymphaea colorata isolate Beijing-Zhang1983 chromosome 11, ASM883128v2, whole genome shotgun sequence genome includes the window TCAAGTGCATTTAAATGAATGGGTTGTTGGCATTAATTTGACGCATCAACCAATTTCTTCTTACTTTTATTGCTTAGCTATTAGTTTGTCATCTTCTTCTCTCAAATCTAAAACATCTGCTTCAAATTATGACTTGCTTGATTCTTTCATATAAAAGAATGACAATAAAACACAAGGAATATTTAAGTAATTTATATGAATACTCGAActaattatatgtttttaagAATTTCTTATAAATACATGCTCAAGTTTTGGTAGAATAACAAAAACGTATTCAAGTTTAGGCCTCTTTCATTCAACTGCCTAAATCACATAAGAAATAGAGGGTTAGATGAAAGGAATCAAAACTTAAAAGTGTATTTTGTtgtagaaaatgaaagaaatcaaaatttaaacatgttttttttgttattccatCTAGACGTGAAAATGTATTTGTAAAACTTCTAATACCTTAAAAACCTTTGTTCCAtcttatatgatttttttttttaaacggtAAGTTGGAAACTGAAGTCTCTAGATCATGCCCTCATCAGGCTTTGATGGTTGGAGCTCACGTTCAATTTCAACAATTACTTCTGTATTGGATGATTCCCGTTTTTGAGATGATGCATGTTGTCTGTTTGATAACAATCGGACGTTTTGAACTGCTAGGATGAAATTTGCCTAATaacatttggaaaaataaatagtactgaaaaaagaaataaaaatgaaattctaGAAAAAGGGTGCAACCTCTGCTTGTAGATCAGAAACAATCTTGAGGTTGAATATTTCAACCAGAATTGGTTCACATTTTATTCCCCATCAAGAGTTGAACAAGTTTTGCCGTATTtgtgaaagaagagaagaacagcAGCACGAAGGTCTATTTTTCCAGCCATTCTACGTCAGTATCACGCGTTGACTGGTGAGATATTGAGAGAAGGAGGAGATGGGCGGCCGAGATATGATGGCGCCATGCAGTGGGCACGAGCCGTCCACAGGAGCAATTGGCTCTGGGGGCCACACAGCGGCACCAGTTCGACCTGTCCAAGCCGCGGAGCGCGTGTTGGTAGGGAAGAGCAGGTGATGAAAAGGATCTTTAGATCGAGCTCCCAAATCCTCAGATCTCTCtgtatctctttctctcgtttTCAGGTCGTTTCCCTATTTTTTGGGGGTTAGCAACCGGTgggagggagaagaggaagagggccGAGTACCCAAATTGGAAGATGCACGACTTCTGCTTCACGATTCCTTACGGGATCATCGTGGTGGTTGGGGGTGTCGTCGGCTACGCCAGAAAGGGCAGCATCGTCTCCTTGGCAGGAGGGGCGGGAGCCGGTTTGCTGCTATTGCTCTCCGGTTTCATCAGCCTCAAAGCGTTTGAGAAGCGCAGGAATTCCTTGTTTGCCCTCCTCCTGGAGACCGGTAATAAAAGCAAACGCTTGCTTCCGGAATCATTTTCCCTTTTTACGTTTTTCCTTTTGCTGTTTGATGACTGATAATTCACATGGGGGAAAGCACGGATTTTATGGAGTTGAAGAAGATCTTGATGTTGGTAAAATTTGGTGCACAAGAGGAAGGGATGGTTGAAGGGGATGAGAATTTTACAAGTTTTTTGGGAACATTTGGTTGTTTGTGGTGCTTGATCTGGCTTGAGATGATTCCAGTTTTTCAGTTACTATTCATTTGTGTTGGTTGGTGTTCTAAAAGTGTCGATTTCAACGATCCTTTTATACCAGTTCACTAGTGGTAGCTTTTGTCTTTTCATCAGCAACTATGAGCTCCGATGATAGTGACCGCGAAATCCACTTTAATGGTACCTTTTTGCATTCCCAGATAATGAATGCCTTTGCTTTGcgtttttgacattttgaatTGATCAGTTCCATGTATAGTTGTGCTCTTGATGCTCATCTTAAGATCTGCAACTTGATGAAACGCTCTGGTTAACAGTTCTTGATCACTTCTTCATGCTTGAGTATCATTCCTAATGCGCTTGTCAATCTATGAAGTCTGTTTACTGTCTCAGGCAACTGTAAATCACTTCCCGGGACCAACTCTTTCAGGCTGTGTGTTGCATCagttctcaaaattttcattttcttccttcccGCATTATCTTTTTGTCCTCGAGAAAGACTCTTTTTCTAGGTTTCTGAGGCTTCTGCACTACAGGTGGCTACTAACTTGTAAAGCCGGTTATCCCATCTTGGTTGTTGCAAGTCTAATGAACAAGaacaagatttttattttttattttttatctttgaaaACTGTTTATGGTTCCATCGGTGTTAATTATGTTCCTGCACCCTAGTAGCTCTTCGGTAAGTAGTTCACTACTCTAGCTTTTTCCTTGCATACCAAAGGAAGACCAGTGGAGGTCATTGATTACATCTTTTGAGGGCGTATTGGCATCAACTCAGGGTAAACCCAGTTGTATCCGTTGTGGTTACATTTGCCTAGGAATCAACAACATGCTTATCCAAGGTACTGATAGTATTATGTTGCGGAAGAATAGCATGTATTACAACCAACTTGTACGAGCTGATAACATTACAGGTTTTTTTAAGATCCTAGTTGCTTGAGTTATTTTGGTTAAGAAAGTGTTCTGGCTATTCTTTTGATAGAAGTTTTTTAGTATTTCAGAGGACTGGTTGATTAACCTTCATGCCGCTCTAGTGTGCATCCACAAAGGCTTCCCTATGACCTAATCTTGAACGGTACCTTTTGATGAAGAATAACTTTATTAATGTCTAGAACTAAACGCCATGCAGATTTTGGGTTTGTGTCCCTTCTACCCAGAAATTGAGATTGGTCAAGCTTTTCATTCATGAGCCGCCGTGTGGTATAATATTGACCCTTGCATGCCATGCCCTTGTCGGACCTTAGGTTTAGTGAAGGGTGGCCCTTCTCCCATGTGGGTCTAACTCTCTCTAGTTTTTTGCAAAATTGTATTAATGATGGATTGGTCTACTTAAGCAAAGTATAGCCTTAATGGGAGGTACTGaaaccattttccttttctagaaGTTCTTCATGCTAAGATTTTGGCCCGTATTTATGAGTTATATGTTTCTGTGCATGCGTGTGAGATTGCAAAAGCACTTCCTGTTGAGCATCTATGACGTTAATGATAATTGAAGAAACGAACATTAGTAGTAGCCAACAAAGGAGGAGGAAATGAAGTTAAATAACATGTAGGACTAAAAAAGCATTAGGCTTATGTCTTTTTTTCTGTTGAGACAAATAATTTGGTTAagcttctctttcattttttcaccACTAGTTATGTTTTTAACGTCTGCTTTTGATGCAGTATGCTCAGTGGCTTTGGCAGTGGTAATGGGAAGGAGATATCTTGAAACTTCCAAGATAATGCCAGCTGGTTTAGTTGCTGCAATCAGGTTAGTTTATCTAGAGCTGCAAGCTTTACAAAAAAAAGCTAATAcgatttatttttctgataactTTAACTGGTCCTTTTCTGCTATTTAATACTACATTTTTGCTTTCTATTTAATGCTGCAGAATAATTAGAAAACGTTTTCTTTTCTAACCCATTTCTGCATGCTTAATATTAGCCTGTATATCagcatatgtatgtatgtctCTGACTCTCtttcatgattttgtttcatgtgcatgtgcattttCCTCTATTATGATCTTCATTTTATTGAAGTCGAGCTGATTGTTTGTTACCTGTCTGCAGTGCCTTGATGACGATTTTCTATCTGTACAAGATTGTGGGAGGCGGCAATCATATTTCATCAAAAGCCGAGTGATTTTCACTTCACTTTATTCCAATATCACCTGTTGTTTCTCTGTGGACATTTTGTACAACTTATATTTCCTTGTTTGGTTGCTAAGAAAACGTGAAATTCATTCACCAAAACAGCTTTTCGAGTTTTTAGAAGGGGGTGCAACCATTTGAACAGAAAATTTCGATTTAGTAATTCGACACGGCCACATCTCATGCAATATGtaaattgatcttcttcttagATTCCAAATCCTTTACAACAGAAATGCGCATCCTCTATCAGCTTTCAGAGCAAGAAGTAGATGGAACGGCCACCTCCTTTATCAAGAACGCCCCTTTAGCTTTTCGTCTTATTTGTAAAGTTTGAAATGGGCAGGGAGACGTTGAGGTCATTATCTTTATTAAAATTCATACATCAATCCCAATGAATTACTAAACAATCTTAACTCTAACTTGGACGAGACATGTTACTTCTCGATGCTTGCCAGTCTTTAAGAATTTCTACtgttctctctatctctcttctcCATCCACCTAGTGAACATCGTGGGCATGGTAACCTTAAGGTGATTAATTTATTTGATCCTATATTCACGAGAAGGTATTGGTCTCTTATAAACAACACGAGAATTAGCAATAAGAGCTCCATGTGCTTAGCTAACTTTAATAGCGATTGAATTTAGGATCTTTCAAATTCTAGATTGTGGAAGGTCTAGACTaagcatggatttaagatctttcaaattttagattctGGAAGGTCTAGACTAAGCATAATACTCGGGGCGTGCCTCCTGGCATATTATAAGATCCCCCTATTAGCTATAAgaaagaaatattagaaaaaatcGCATGCATGTTGACTAATAGCTAGTTCAAATTCTGAAAGAACTGCCAATACGTGGGAATTTAGCAGAAGGCACCGTAAGTGAGAAACGTGCATACAAATTGTAGATCCGCTGCTATTTTTACATAAGAACcgtcaaaaagagaaaaagattttggaATCTGTCTCTCCgcccttttttctattttcaatccTAGGCCACATGTTGAAATTAACAAAAACGCATACAGTTGCTTATTATGATGGATATATCTCCAAAGCAACAATAATTTTCTTTAAGACGAGTAGAGCCGGTTTTATCACCCACTGAAAATACTCTCTTGTATTATTTTCTAAGCAACACAGTTGAAAATGTTCAAAGAAATTAGTTCTGAGTCCAATTTGGGAAGAAGAATCGCTTAAAGCAAACAATCACGAGTCTGTCCCTTAATTGTGCTAACCTTTACACCGAATCAGCTAACTATATCAATGATAATTGCTGCATCCAAATTTTACTACAAGgggttaaaaaaaattgttaaagaCCAAATTAATTGTAGGAACCGGAGGAGCCATGAGCTCTCTACGTTGGAAACTGAAAAAATTGATCCCGTTGGCAGAAGACCC containing:
- the LOC116263965 gene encoding protein FATTY ACID EXPORT 5-like, which translates into the protein MHDFCFTIPYGIIVVVGGVVGYARKGSIVSLAGGAGAGLLLLLSGFISLKAFEKRRNSLFALLLETVCSVALAVVMGRRYLETSKIMPAGLVAAISALMTIFYLYKIVGGGNHISSKAE